GTGCACAGCAGGTCAGCTAAACATGCAAAGATATGAAAGTTGGGGAAAGGCAAGTTAACAGTTCAACATATAGGCtatgaagaaaaaatatttcagtggtaaatgaataaataaaatcaatgatgAATGGACATAATACTTGATTTAAATGGAGCTGTTTCTTAAAGAAATTTCATCTGGAAATCAACCATTACTCTTAGAATCAACATagctggaaaaaaatgtaataaataaaagtaaatctTTATTTGTCAATAATTAGGAATCCAGGAAACTTTATCAAACCTGGAAACATTATTCAGAAATAATGGATCCATAAAATAAAGCCATACAATTATTTCTGTTTAATAGTCTTCTGGTATTTATTTACCTGATTATGTTAAAGATTTAACCTCCATGTTACTGTGTAAAGTTAAAACATGTTACTCGTTATTTCCAGATATGTTAAGATTTTCAAGAAGACTTGGTTTCTTTTTAATCTGCCCCTTGTTTCTCAGGTGACGGGGTCACAGATGTGGTACTTTCCTGCACCCTGGTGGAAGAGGGAGTGGGGCTGGGTGGAATGGGAGGTGGATCGCTTTTCAAACGGACTCCAGCCACTCTTGTTTTAAAAGACGTCTCAGTCCCTCCAGATGAATCACTTGAAACACTCACGCCGTTTGTCCCGCCTTCAATCCCTGACCCAGATGCTATCCTGTTGGAAGCCAAAGGTTTTTAATGACTTCTCTACATATAAAGTTAGTGTTATGTTGCACAACCTTGTGTTGAACTTCTTGttctctcatctctctgtgGCAGTGTCTTCACCTGAGATCCCAAATGTACATGTGTTGCTCCATGCGGACTGCAATGATCAGGAGGTGATGTGTGAAATAAGCCGTTACACCCCTCGTGGATCCCAGGAAAGTTCAGATCCAGCTTATTTCATGGTGTCTCTAAATGTGGAGGGAGTTGAGTTCAGCACTGCGTTGATTCTGCAGACTCTGCCGGTGGAGAAGGACCTGTCGACCCTCATACAAAGCAAACTGGGTCTGCCTCTTAGCCAGTCAGGAACTCTTCTGACTGAGGGTGAGATCCAGAGTTTAATATCACATTTCATCTTTTCATTGAATCACTTCCATCAATAATATAATTCTCTcactattttctctctgctgttgccTTTGTGTTCTGTCCTTCAGTGATATTCCTGGTGTTTTCCCACATTAAATCTGTGACTGCCACCCTGAGAGGTGATGCTCTCCTCAACTGTGGCTTCAAGCAGCAGGACGTACCCTTAGCGCAGGAAGTGGGCATTGAGTGGCGACTGCAGCACAGGGGGAAAGGGTGGAAAGTGCTTGACATGAAGACAAGCTTGGATGATGTAGAAGGGAGCACAGTGGGTAAGTGCTGTGTGTGAACAGGTATGCCTGACCTCCTCTGGTTTATGCAGCTTCTTTAGGAGGATTTTAAACTCCGACTGCGACTTCTTGTGGCTCTGAGAGTGACAGCACTGATAGTGTTGATAAAAGTGCATTAGTGACTTCAGTGGCTTTgatgttcatgaaaaaataaatgaaaataacctGTAAATGCTCATTTTTAGTGAGGCTTTGGGGATGATGTTGGCAAATTTCACAATCACAAAATGAGTTTTGCTAAGTGGCTGTTTTGACATTGAACAGACATAAACCTCTTCACATATTTGGGGCGTGCAAACATGTTAGCCATTGGTATAAAACCAAGTTaatgcatcagaaaaaaaataaaaaagtgtggTTTTAAACTTGTCTCATAAATTATCATGGTAGTACATCATGAAATTAGCTGTCAAACCACAAGACCTATTACACAGATGAGGTAACTAAGACACAgaaatttaattgaaaaaagACATAACATGAGTACTAGGGCTGGCACGCTATCAGATTTTTTACTATACCACAATTGTGGCCaattattttatcacaatatcTATAGAAattttgaataataataataataataataataataataatgctatcagtcaaattcaacttttttattgtgttttgtcttgattttttgttttgttttggggaggtGGAGTGAGATTCTGTAACCATAACTGTacaaaatcatataaaaagAACACTTCACAAATTATATTATAAACATTTAATGTGTAGGATTGTTCTGTAAGACTTCAAACTTTAAGCTTTTAACAGCCACAGCTAAAAGCCAGAAAAACTgcacaaaacatacaaaatagAGAAGACAAGAACAGTACAGAATCGAAATATGTCCAAgaaatttctttgtttgtatATACATTCAAAAGCTCTAGAACAAGTAATAAATTGGACCTTAAGTTAATATTGTTTTGTGAATTCCTGTTTGACTTTCTGTCCTCAGTGCATGCAGAAAGGAGGGGATCAAGCATGGAGGTGGCCCAGGTTGTTGGTGAGGGTAACGCCGCTGTGACGCTGAACAAGCTTAGAGTGATGGATGAGGGGACCTACATCTGTACTGTCAGTATCGGTCTTTTCCATGTCCAGCAGGTCATTCAACTCCACATTATTCGTAAGTTTCACCCAAATCTCTCaattcagaaaaaaatccactgaatgtctttaaattcttcctctgtttctctttgtttcagAACCACCTCATGTTTCACTCTCAGAGGAGAAGTTGGTTTTGCAGACCAATTCACCCCAGATGTTGAGCTGCCACTGCACTAAATACTATCCCCTGGATGCTCAGGTCTGTAGCTAGTATGTTCTTAGATGGGGCTGTTAACCAGTACatgttctgttttctctctttcctgcCATTGAACAGCCTGGCAAGATATAAAATCTCAGGAAATTTGAGTTATTAATCTACTGATAACACCACAAAGCAAGAAGTTAAGTAACTGAGGGCAATGAGGAATATAAATTACCATAGGGAGAAGTCTGGAGAGTGCAGAAAGAGGAGGCTTATCTTAATGGTCCAATTAAGGCAAGGAAGCACACAGCTGCATCCAAACATGTCCGAGGTGTTGATAAACAAGATTCAATCAGCCTCAATCACCAACCGTTCACAGGAAGAAAATTTCCTGTTAAAACCCACTTACACAGTTTTCAGGAAGATTCTGATGGaatgctatgctatgacatttttaatttatggCATGCTATACCTCAACGTTTTTTGTGACATTATATACATacactatactttgactttttaaataacatttttaagacATACAATACTGTcaccttttattttgacattttaatggcATCAGAATCAgtagtcatagcatagtatgtcaaaaaatatgataaaaaaaaaagtcatagtatagtatgtcataattgACGTGATTTAAAacagtcatagcatagtatatcaaaaatgtgataaaaaagtcatagtaaagtatgtcataaaatgtgattaaaaaagtcatagtatcgtatgtcaaaaaatgattaaaaaaaaagtcatagtatagtatgtcataattgACGTGACTTAAAagagtcatagcatagtatgtcataaaaatgtaattaaaaagtcagtatagtatgtaaaaaaattgattaaaaagtcatagtttagtatgtaaTAAttcatgtgattaaaaaaagtcatagtatcgtaaatcaaaaaatgtaatgagaaaaagtcatagtatagtatgtgaaaaaatgtaataaaaaagttACAGTATAACgtgaaaaaatgtgattaaaaaaagtcatagattagtatgtcataattcatgtgattaaaaaaagtcatagtatagtatgtcaaaaaatgtaataaaaaagtcatagtatagtatgtcaaaaaactgtaataaaaaagtcatagtgtagtatgtcaaaaaatgtgattacaaaaagtcatagtatagttttaaaaaaatgtgatttaaagtaaaacatagcatagtatgtcataaaaacggaattaaaaagtcatagtatagtatgacacaaaatgtgacaaaaaaagtcatagtatagtatgtctaaaaatgtaataaaaaaaagtcatagtatagtatgtccaaaaatatgatgaatgaaagtcatactatagcatgtcaaaaaaagtgatgaaaaaagtcatagtatggtatgtcataatTGACGTGATTGCaaagagtcatagtatataaaaaaatgtgattaaaaaaagtcatagtattgtatgtgaaaaaatgtgataaaaaaatcatagtatagtatgtgaaaaaaatgtaataaaaaagtcataggatactatgtcataaaattgtgattaaaaaagtcatagtattgtatgtcaaaaaattaaaaaaaaaaaaagaaaagtcatatCATAGTATATCATAATTGACGAGATGCTATGATATTCATAGCATAGTatatcaaaaatgtgataaaaaaagtcagagtatagtatgtcatgaaaacgattaaaaaaagtcatagtatagtatgtcaaaaaatgataataaaaaaagtcatagtaaagtatctcaaaaaatatgattaaaaaagtcatagtatagtatgtgaaaaatgtgattaaaaagtcatagtttagtatgtcataATTCATGTGattacaaaaagtcatagtatagtatgtcaaaaaatgtgataaaaaaaagtcagtaaagtatgtcaaaaaattttattaaaaaagccatagtgtagtatgtcagaAATGTCAAAGTgataaaaaagtaatagtatggtatgtataaaaatgtaataaaaaaaggtcatagtatagtatgtgcaaaaatgtgataaaaaaaaaagtcatagcatagtatgtcataattaACGTGAtttcaaaaagtcatagtgtacagtagtatgtcataaaaacatgatttaaaaaaagtcatagtatagtatgtcaaaaaatgtgataaaaaaaagtcactgtatagtatgtcaaaaaatgtgattaaaaagtcatagtttagtatgtcataATTCATGTGattacaaaaagtcatagtaaagtatgtcaaaaaatgtgataaaaaaagtcatagtaaagtatatCAGAAATgtaaaagtgattaaaaaaaagtaatagtatggtatctataaaaatgtaataaaaaaggtcagtatagtatgtgaaaaaatgtgataaaaaagtcatagtatagcatgtcaaaaatgtgataaaaaaaaaagtcatagcatagtatgtcataattaatgtaataaaaaaaagtcatagtaaagtatgtctaAAAATTTTATTATAAGAAgccatagtgtagtatgtcataattcatgtgattaaaaaagtcatagtatagtatgtcaaaaaatgataaaaaaaaagtcatagtatactgtgTCATAAACTGTGATGAAAAAAaccatagcatagtatgtcatgaaaacgtaattaaaaagtcattgtatagtatgtcaaaaaatgtaataaaaaagtcatagtatactacatcAAAAAATTGGATTATagaaagtcatagtgtagtatgtcagaaaatgtgataaaaaaaaagtcttagtatagtatgtcaaaatgataaaaaaaaaaaaaggccatagtatagtatgtttaaaaatgtaataaaaaagtcatagtatagtatgtcaaaaaatgtgataaaaaaagtcatagtatagcatttcaTAAGTGACGTGATTTAAAagagtcatagcatagtatatcaaaaataagatttaaaaatcatagtatattatgtcataaaaatgtgattaaaaaagtaatagtaaagtatgtcaaacAATGTAATAAAACACTCATATatactatgtcaaaaaatgtgattaaaaaaccccatagcatagtatgtcatgaaaacgtAATTAAAagttcatagtatagtatgtcaaaaaatgtgataaaaaagtcatagtatagcatgtcaaaaatgtgattaaaaaaaagtcatagcatagtatgtcataattaatgtgataaaaaaaagtcatagtaaagtatgtctaaaaattttattataaaaagccatagtgtagtatgtcataattcatgtgattaaaaaagtcatagtatagtatgtcaaaaaatgataaaaaaaaaagtcatagtatactgtgTCATAAACTGTGATGAAAAAAAccatagcatagtatgttaTGAAAACGTaattaaaaagtcattgtatagtatgtcaaaaaatgtaatgaaaaagtcatagtatactacgTCAAAAAATTGGATTATAGAAAgccatagtgtagtatgtcagaaaatgtgataaaaaaaagtcttagtatagtatgtcaaaatgaataaaaaaaaagccatagtatagtatgtttaaaaatgtaataaaaaagtcatagtatagtatgtcaaaaaatgtgataaaaaaaagtcatagtatagcatttcaTAAGTGACGTGATttaaaagtcatagcatagtatatcaaaaataagatttaaaaatcatagtatattatgtcataaaaatgtgattaaaaaagtaatagtaaagtatgtcaaacAATGTAATAAAACACTCATATatactatgtcaaaaaaatgtgattaaaaaaaacccatagcatagtatgtcatgaaaacgtAATTAAAagttcatagtatagcatgtcaaaaatgtgataaaaaaaagtcatagcatagtatgtcataattaatgtgatgaaaaaaagtcgTAGTAAAGTATGTCTAAAAACTTTATTATAAAAAgccatagtgtagtatgtcataattcatgtgattaaaaaagtcatagtatagtatgtcaaataatgataaaaaaaaaagtcatagtatactacgTCAAAAAATTGGATTATAGAAAGCCATACTGTAGTATGTcagaaaatgtgataaaaaaaagtcttagtatagtatgtcaaaatgatttaaaaaaagccatagtatagtatgtttaaaaatgtaataaaaaagtcatagtatagtatgtcaaaaaatgtgataaaaaaaagtcatagtatagcatttcaTAAGTGACGTGATttaaaagtcatagcatagtatatcaaaaataagatttaaaaatcatagtatattatgtcataaaaatgtgattaaaaaagtcacaatatcgtatgtcgaaaaatgtgattaaaaaagccATAGAatggtatgtcaaaaaatgtaacaaaaaagtcatagtatactatgtcaaaaaatgtaataaaaaagtcatagtatactatgtcaaaaaatgtgattaaaaaagtcatagtttagtatgtcataattcatgtcattaaaaacaagtcatagtatcgtatatcaaaaaatgtgataaaaaagccatagtatagtatgtgaaaaatgtgatttaaaaagtcatagtttagtatgtcataattcatgtgattaaaaaaagtcatagtatcgtatgtcaaaaaaatgtgataaaaaaaagtcatagtatagtatgtcaaaatgataaaaaaaaaaaagtcatagtatagtatataaaaaaacgtaataaaaaaaagtcatagtatcgtatgtgaaaaaatgtgattaaaaaagtcatagtatggtatgtcataatTCACGTGATTGAAAagagtcatagaatagtatataaaaaaatgtgattaaaacatgtcatagtgtagtatgtcgtaaaaatgtgattataaaaatcatagtatcgtatgtgaaaaaatgtgttaaaaaaaatcatagtatagtatgtgaaaaaaatttaataaaaaaagtcataggatacTATGTCATACAattgtgattaaaaaagtcatagtattctATGTcgaaaaatgtgattaaaaaagccatagaatagtatgtcaaaaattgtattaaaaaaaagtcatattatagtatgtcataattgACGTGATTTAAAAGAGTCATAGGATAGTAtatcaaaaaatgtgataaaaaaaagtcatagtatagtatgtcataaacatgtgattaaaaaagtcataatatcgaatgtcatgaaaatgtgatattagtcatacttctactgttattatacacatatgactattgtcacacatgtatactgccagatattaatacatactNNNNNNNNNNNNNNNNNNNNNNNNNNNNNNNNNNNNNNNNNNNNNNNNNNNNNNNNNNNNNNNNNNNNNNNNNNNNNNNNNNNNNNNNNNNNNNNNNNNNNNNNNNNNNNNNNNNNNNNNNNNNNNNNNNNNNNNNNNNNNNNNNNNNNNNNNNNNNNNNNNNNNNNNNNNNNNNNNNNNNNNNNNNNNNNNNNNNNNagccctgtgaggcaaattgtgatttgtgatattgggctttataaataaaattgattgattgattgattg
This DNA window, taken from Epinephelus moara isolate mb chromosome 6, YSFRI_EMoa_1.0, whole genome shotgun sequence, encodes the following:
- the tapbpl gene encoding tapasin-related protein yields the protein MMMIAVILFGAFLTCAHGDGVTDVVLSCTLVEEGVGLGGMGGGSLFKRTPATLVLKDVSVPPDESLETLTPFVPPSIPDPDAILLEAKVSSPEIPNVHVLLHADCNDQEVMCEISRYTPRGSQESSDPAYFMVSLNVEGVEFSTALILQTLPVEKDLSTLIQSKLGLPLSQSGTLLTEVIFLVFSHIKSVTATLRGDALLNCGFKQQDVPLAQEVGIEWRLQHRGKGWKVLDMKTSLDDVEGSTVVHAERRGSSMEVAQVVGEGNAAVTLNKLRVMDEGTYICTVSIGLFHVQQVIQLHIIQPPHVSLSEEKLVLQTNSPQMLSCHCTKYYPLDAQMEWLSLSPTDTEPTVLPDQGSLSSHRQHGDGTYSLSSHLTLPTSVSPGTKLTCRVSHPALEAPLSVSLVVESPQPGSYWWVLGFLIVSVLFFYQVMR